The segment ttcaagtaacagaaatgatacttttaagctattggaaaggagaactcatgggtatggggatttagaccttgggtgatcaggtttcgatcTAAGGAAtgcaaatgataaatcaaactatcaaccttaagcctagacacaattctaagcaagctctatgtctagatgaatgctcatttgctaacatgtctcaaacatcaaatgtctttggttgaataacatgcaagcaatcattactaacaagtctattagctatcttagcatctttaacaacaaatgtctttggcaaagtacactaaaagcctaggagagttgactcaggcatttcatcgaacacctgtcgggtgagaaatgcctagagatcaccctttgagtggcctactcaaatgatgcattaagatcactctactagcaaggaacaagtatgatctatacctaaaacatcctagaactagcttaatcacccttaatcaccctaacctatgaatccaaaaggtgattactcactaatgcCCATGATCATTCTTGAACCCATATTGGATTTCAGATTGATCATAAACAGAGAAAGAAATCAACAAGAAATGAAATAAGAACAAAGGATCAATGATCCAAAAAGAGATTGATCTCCAATAGTTTGATGTTTTTCCAGTACCAAAAGATAATCTGCCTGGTGGCTACAAAATGATAACTTAAACATAGGTTTAGAGTGTGTAAATCGTAGAGGGCAAAATAGTAATTTAACGTAAAACACGGTGCACAACGGCTTGATGACAGGCCACTATGCCTCTGTGGGTAACAAGGCCGCTGGCTCTCGACGTGGAGCGGTATCCTGACTCATGGCCTCAAGGCCGCTGTGCCCAAAAGCCGCTGGGACACCTAGCCTCATTTTCTCCATGATTGTAACGTGGCGGCTTCAGGAACCGCTGCGGGAAACCGATTGAGCGTACGCAATTTTATTATCCAACACTTGGTTTCGCAGCGGCATAATGACACCGTGACACAAGGCCGCTGTGGACGCAAAAGACCGCTGCAACACTTAGTGAAATAGGCACACGAGCTGGACCATCACTCTTGCTTCTAAAACACCTCTCAAACCTTCCATGATCACCATGTTGcatctccaacacctgataaggaCATGTGCAATGAAATGCATCCTAGATATGCCTAGATGATGCCtttgatgatcaaaatgcatgtgaatatgaagataaaacaatggaaatatgcaagacatcatgAAACACAATTCGTCAATTccactaaacaaaaaaagaaataagataACTATTGAAACCATTGTGTTTTTATCTATGGCcatgtcatcttcttcttcacattgTATCTCATCATAAATCATGaatgtaatataaaaaatgttttattttctaatatggGTGTATCATTTGCATGCAtgtacttaaaaatataattattgctCCTTTTTAGGTCAAAAAGATCGATCACGTGAAAATTCAAAGATACGTTCCTTGGCAGTTTAACTCGTCATTGACTTTGGCAAAAGGAAACTTCAGAAATCAGAATGATTTTGAGATGTCAAATTATAGTGTAGATTAATGTGTTGCTGAAAGATTCTTGGGTTTGTGCCACGTGACACATTTGATAGGGTAATAAGAAGACACGAAAGGTGAACTATGTCGTCGTTTCCTAGTGGCTACAACATTATCTATTCCTCCCAGTAACCCGAGTTCGACGTCCCCTCcctacattttaatttttaaccatTTCGCATAAGACACGAAAGGTTAGATAGACAATGCCGTAATGAATGTCGGGCTATTAACTTCTAAGACAAAAACTAGCCTGGTAACATGTTTTCGGGAAAAAAAAATAGCATGGAAACATGCGGTTCGAATCAAATTTGGTTTCACATATTTGGTGTCAAAATTATCATCTCTTATTAGCCTAGTAAACCCAACAAATTCAAATAAAGAATTCGACAACCCGGGATGATAAACTAACAcaaatgttaagaaaatatactaatataacTATTTGTTTTAATTCCTCATTTCCAAGAACAGAAGTAAAAAAGCAGAAAATTTTGCATGAAACATCTTAGTCGATGCAATTTGATGGAAACTAGACAACTTTGGCACAAGTATTCAAACTCATGCATGCGGTCTCAAAGGTCtgtttgtttaaaatattatggAGCGACAGCTTCGATTCTGACACGGACAAAAATTTGAATTCTAAAGACACTGCTCGATTAGTTACTCTTTTTGATAATAATAGTGTAATGGCTAAGACTTCAGAGAAACACATGTTTACTCTGAGATTTCTCATTGACgaagagaaaaaacagagtTGTTTTGGCTGAAGCGGGGAAAGATTTTGTTGAAGTGCTATGTGGCCTTTTGACACTCCCAATGGGTACCATTGTAAGGCTTCTAGAGAAGCATAAGAATCCACAGTCATCAACCGTTGGTTGTTTTCACAACATTCACAGAAGTGTTTCTATCATGGACGATGATAACTTCCAGACTCAAGCTTGTAAGAATCTTCTGCTGCATCCCAAAAGTATGAAGGAAGCTCAATGCAGATGGCTTAAGTTGAATATAGAAGATGATGCTGCTGAGGAGACAAAGTTCTTTGTTTTGCCCACATTTTATGTATGATGAGTCTTGCTGTAAGGCGTACATCAATATCCGTGCCTTGAAGTCAAGCTGCGGAAGAACGATGGGACACTATATACATGTAGAAGAAGGAGAGGAAGGTGATGGGGTTTTCCTTAGTTGCAGAACGTCATTTATCATCACCGATGATATGAAGGAAGCACTGAACTCTATGAGTCTTGTCCTAAATATCCTCAATGATCGTAGTTTTTCTGGTTTCGATAGCCCGCGACAAATGGTTCTTGATGGTTGTTCTGAAGAGGTACtctacttaaatttttttttacatgctTTTCGTTTTGCTTCTGATTaatcgttttttttcttttctaggtAACGAGTTTGCTAGGTTGTTTGTTCACTTCGGAAGCTCCCTTGACAGATATATTTCTGAGGAAACATTGTGTCATGACAAGGAAACGTAAAATTTTGACTCCACTTGTGCAAGAATCTAGAGTTGCTGGAGAAGATGGATGTTTAACCTTGAAAGTTTTGATTAAAAAGCTTGACATGGAGAATCTTTATGCTGAGTGGAGAGAATATTTTGTTGATTTTCTTTTCAGTTTTCTTGCCATCTCGCTTGAGTTTGCGTGGGAACTCTCTATTGACAATGCCAACCTTGGATGCGTTGGGAATTTGTGCAGAAGCTTTAAAGAGCTGAGCTTCGAGGAGCAAAAAGAAGCCACAATTTCCAAATGCGTACTTCCTCATTGCTACAGCTTCAGCGCACAACTGAGGGCACAACTTCTCGATGTTGTTATCCAGGAAACACGAGAGTAAGAATGCTTGTTCTCTCGTCATGGTTATACTGATAACACGGTCAATCAAAAGATTAAGAAGACTGTACTTGAAGACGGTTTAAGAATTGGCAAGGTATCTCCAGTTTCTGCTAGTATTGGACACGAGAAGGGAGAAACAAACTTCATAGTGTCAGATGATCTGGCTGTCACTCCTATGAACTCATCTTCAACCATTTCATTTTTAAGCAAGTTGCAATTGAGCATTGGTGTTATTGAGGAGCACGTAACTAACAGTGGCAAATATGAGGTATGTTGCACATCTTTCTACTCTTCTTGATATAATATCCAtttctaatttttgttttgaatctaTTTGTGGTTGCAGGCAACCAGCATGCTTTGAGCTTCCTTGATCACAATCTCTGCTTTAACCAATGGTCTCTCAAGCTTCCTATCTAGGATGAAGCCAGAAGAAGCAAAACAGCCAACTAAAAAAGATAGAAAAGAGTGAAGAATCTCTCCTTGGATGTTTCACTCAATTGTTCTCCTTGATTTTTAGTTGTTGATTGCactcacaaaaataaaatattggatattatcattatattataaaatgttgACCTTTGATggttctaattttattttatataaatgacgCTTCCACCGTTAGaagacttttaaaataatacatcatcatcattcattAACATGTTTGCTTCATGTGATCATTTATTGAACGCATGTTCTCCACTTTTGTCTCGAGTGATGATGATGTCACAGTCGCACTACTTTTCTTGTTGCTTGACAATTACATCAGAATAGTTAAAGCGAAATTTTCAAACAATAATAACATATAACATCATCGTTCTTTCCTTGACAACATTTTTTCTACTCATCCATCCACACAGTACATTCAAACACAAATCAAACAAAGAAGGATTAGCATTGCTTATGGCTCAGGATAAGTTTTTGTTTATCCTAAACCACAGTCACTTTAGGAACTGAAATCTTCTCGAACagtaaataaacttaaaaacagaaaacatcACTGGGATGTTAGATTTAgatttgtgtttatttttttgtaatcaaaacCGGTTCCATGAGAATGCCACGGGACTTCTTACTTGGTGTTGCGGATTGCTCCAAGTGATGGATCCATACTCAGCCTTGTTCGTCAAACTCACTCCCTTTTTGCTTACAAACGTGACCGTGTACCTCTTCTTCTCTCCCACACTTCTAAACGCAAGCTTCGATGGTTTAACCGATATCCCAACACTAGGTGCTCCACTAACCACCACTGTATAAACCGAGTTCGCTGCACCCACGTTGGTTACCTCCCTGGTGTACCGCACAACCCTTTTGCCACCAAACAAAACCGAGAAACTTGGGTAATTGAGCTGCCCAGGATTAGAGAACTTCTTCGAGCAGTTAACGCTTGGTCGCTTCACAATCGCCACGATGTGATCTACTGTGTAGTCGAGAGAGCACAAGAACCTGATGTATTCCTCAGTCGAGATGTCGTAGACAAGACCCGGCGAGAGAGCCTTTTGAGGATCTACGTGGCCCGAGCCGTGAGCGTGTGGGTTGGATAGGCTGTTATCTGCAGCATCACGGAGAGGAGAGTTGGTGTTGTCAAGATTGTAAGCTGTGGTCATGAGCGCTGATTTGATGGCGCTTGGACTCCACTCAGGGTGAGCTGCTTTCAAAAGACCGGCTAAACCACTGATGTGTGGGCATGACATTGACGTACCTAACAAATATCAAAACCCTTTCAtgtcaaaacaaaatatatttcccAAATCCCCTCTTGATAATCCACATATAatgaattaataaaaaagaaCTGCAATTGAAACTTGATGACCGTAGAGATAAGCAGTAATTGAAAGACAAAGGTGGTGAAGTACCTGACATGATGTTGAACTGGGTCCTCCTCGAGTCCTTGTCAAGACCAGTAGGACCAATAGCATCAGACCAAGCAGCCAAAATGTTAACTCCAGGACCAATGACGTCAGGTTTCAAGATCTCAGGAGTGACAGTGTTTGGACCTCTAGAGCTAAACGCAGCAACCACAGGAGAAGGACGAACATCAAGAACCGTTCCTTTAAACACAAGAAGAGCGGTCGGATTCGATTCCGATTTGATGTATTCCCTAAGGAGATCACCCGTCTTCTTCCCCACAGCAATCGCCGGAAGCAAATGACTATCGGCGACAAGCTCCTCACCACTCGCCGCCGTGTTGGCCATTATCATCCCCAAACCTCCAGCGTCTCTCACAACGGCTCCTTTCTCAACACGAGCGTTAACTCCTCTGTCGCAGACCACGATCTTGCCACGCACCGTGGCGGGATCGAGGGAGGCAGGGAGGCAGAGATTGCTGGAGCTGCTGTTCCCTTTGTTGTAAACCAACTCGAGCGGTCTCGTCCCCATCCCTTCTCCGCTGTAAAGCGAAACTCCGACGAGGCGTTTCCCGTTTCCGAGGTTCGCGTAAGCGGGGAAATCGCGGTCCAGGGTCCCGGCTCCGACGGTCATGACCCACGGCGCGACGTTCGCGACCGAAGATCTAGTGGGACCGCTGTTTCCGGCGGAGCAAGAGACGAAGACGCCTTTCTCCATAGCCGAAAAGGATCCGATCGCGATGGTGTCGCGGTAGTAAGGAGCCGATCCGCCGCCGAGGGAGAGAGAAAGCACGTCGACGCCGTCTAGAATGGCTCGATCCATGGCGGCGAGGATGTCGGATCCGAAACATCCGCTGCTCCAACAGACCTTGTAAGTCGCCACGCGAGCACCCGTCGCCATCCCTCTGGCCGTACCGGCGGCGTAACCGAGGAAACTGGCGTTCGTGACGGCGGATCCAGCGGCGGTGCTGGAAGTATGTGTTCCGTGTCCGTCGACGTCGCGGGGAGAAACAGACTCACGTTTGGTCGAGAAACCACCGCCCGAAGACATCTGAAAGCCTTTAGAGAAGCTTCTAGCTCCGATCAGTTTCTTGTTACACAGCTTGGAGTCGAAATCGGGTCCAGATTCACACTCTCCTTTCCACTTGGAAGGAATCTCTGGCATACCGTAATCATCATAGCTCTTGGATTCGGGCCACACACCAGTGTCTAAGACTCCGATTATCACACCGTTAGAGGGGTGCCCGATGTACCCTGAAGCAACACCGAACTCTGAATTGAGACCCAGGAACTCCGGAGTTCGTGTCGTGTCCAGCGTGTAGACAGGATCTTCGAAGACATCCAGGATTGAGTCGGAGGAGCTGAGGAGGGATTCTGCTTCGTTTGTGTCCAGGAAAGCCGAGAAGCCGTGGAAGGAGGTTGTGTACGTGTAAAGAAGAGGAGATTCAGATCCCGGTTCCGATTGTGACAGTGGATCGGTGGAGATAGATTTGAGTTGCGAAGTGTACCAATCGTGGTGAGTTGAGAAAGATTCCGGTTTATCAGAGTGTTTAACCCGGACGATGTAGGTGCGTTTGCCTTGTGCTGAatagaggaggaagaggaagatgagtGTGATGGTGATGGGAGAAGCCATGACTGTATAGAGAAAGAGAGTGTAGACAAGAGAATGAAATATAACAAGGAGAAGGGTGTGTTTgggtatttttaaaaatattagaaaaagcGAGCCACGTTGGGGTCGTGTGACCGTTAGAATAATAACGGGAATGCCATCGTCGGTGCGTTTTTCGAAAGAGTGTGGGGGAACAGCTGGAGACACGATACGTGTTAAAGGGCACTCATTGCCTCTGTTTTTATTGGGCCCATCCTTTCTTTATTGGTCTTCTCAACGTTCTTTTCgcttcttttcctttttatatttttctttaaattagcatcgtaatactatattttttctaatgaaTTTTAGGCCCATATATACTGACGTGTTTTTCACTGAAATAATTccttttaaacacaaaattttcaagaaaatacaaaaacagATCAACCATCAATGTATTTTTACAGAAACTTAAGTCGACGCCaatatttctgttttcttttttttttctcaaaaccctaaaaatacgAAAATTCCtttttaacacaaaattttcaagaaaaatacGAAAACAGATCAACCATCAATGTATTTTTACAGAAATTTAAGCCGACGCCAATatttctgcttttttttttctcaaaaccctaaaaataagaaatatgataaaacataataaaacaaaatcagatAATTATTGCCCAAAGAACCAGAAAAATCTGTTATTCATGCAATTTTTGAATGTCCACCAGTTTTATAAGCGTAGTTCTTATCAGTGATGCCAACGAATCCAAATATTTTTCATGTCCCGAGCAACTATGCTAAcatagattatttattttggagaaaaaaCATCATTGTCGAGTCAGATTTAGACATAGATTTTTATCTCTGTATAATCAGGTACATTTGAAAGGCCATAAATGATAAACTTTTTAGGGGAATAGACAAAGATCTTTTGTAGCTAGTTCGCTATGCAGAGAGTGAATGTCATGTCTGGTTCAATGCAAATGAGGTGGTGTCATCAACTCCACCAGATCATAGTACTGACGAACCTCAAATCTCAAGTTTGGGTAATGTTAAGGAATTTTTGTGTAAGTCCTTTTTAGGGTACAACGGAACGAAGAAAAATCTTGAATCTTTGAAGAGTTCGAGTAGATTCGTGAGAGACTTGTAAAAGGTGATGAATAAAGAGACTTgaagagatattttttttagatccaagagcCGGAATTACAAGGTGTAGAATAAGAACCTTAGATCTAGCCATCTAAGTCTAATCTGTAAGTCTTGGAGTATAGATATGTCGATCCCCTGCTTTAGGGTTTTGTTTCGCCTATATAGTTGCTCCTTTGTCGGTATGAGTAAGAGGAATTCTTCCATATTCGGAAATATGGAAGATTCTTCTAGTCGGAAGTTTTCCATTTCTCGGAGAAGGGTAGTTCCCGAGGATAGTTCCTGGAGTAATTCCGAAGGGTAGTCCATGAGTTCCCGAGTTCCTTTCAGTGAGGACCCGGGGTATTTCGTAAGCGGGGACTCGGAAGTCTGGGTCCTGCCTGGAGCCTGGAGGAAAATGATACCGAAGTATTTTTCTTCAATAGTTTGCCCTTTATTTTGCGATTTCGTCGTCGAACTCAGGGAATAACTAGTGCACTCAAGTCAACCGGAGTTGCTCATTCTCAGCAGGCTTCCTCTAGGTAGGACCCTTAGTAGCTTCATGCTTAGTCGAGTCTTCTTTAGGACCGGAGTCCATTGCGGAGTTGGTTTTCTTGGAATAGTCTGGAGTTCCAATAATATTCCCTAGGATCTCTTGAGCTAGGGAAGACCCAATATCCAGAGTTCTCCGATACTAGTTTTCTGGAACTCCGATCCCAGGACCGCGACTGGTTTTGGAGGGAAACATATGATTTTCTTGGGGTTCGCGTCCATAGCTTTCTCGACGCGTGTCCCTTGCGTGGGATCCCTTTCTAGCACATGGGACTCCGATTAGGGTTTTGTCTTCAATTTCTCAGGCTGGTCGCCTAATCGATGCTTCACTTTCCTTTTATCTCAAGATCTTCGGCggttctctatctctctccaaGCTTAATCTCTCACGAGTAATTCTCTCACATTTTCCTCTCTTTATTTGATTTCTCTTTCGTTCTGCTTCGTTGTCGAGAATGAAGATGAAACCATATCCATCCCTAGACGCTTACTCCATAGGAGCTAGAGTCAGATGAGGTAGAGAAAAGGTGCATCCGATCCTCCAGAATCTTCAGATTCCTCCGGTTTTTCCCTCGATCTAACGACGGAGATCGAGAACCCAGGCCATGCGGCCACAGAGATGACTTCTTCGGCGGCATCGATGGAACGGTTCCATTCTGTTGGTCCTCCATCATCGATTGGGGTGGAGGAGGTCGAAGGCTGGAAACAAAGGTACGATCTCCCGGACGAGGTTGTCATCCGGGTTCCCGATCCTGCTGATAGAGTTTCCGATTTCGAAGTCGATGAGATACCAGTCTATGAGGGCTTCTTCGAGTCAGGCTTTAGAGATGGAGTTCCTTCACTTGTAGCCAAAGTTTCAGAGACATTCAAAATTTCTCCTGGTCAGTTGAATCCTCAGGCTTGGAGGACACTGATCGCCATGCAGAATCTCGGCGTTCTTGAAGGCTTTATTATCGGTGTCGCTGAGGTGCTCCATTCTTACTCCATTTCTCCGATGAACACCGGTTAGGGACAATACCATCTTTATTCCCGTAGTAAGGCACTCCTGGTTCAGGAGATTCCTAAGAAGGATAGGAAGCGACATCCAGTCTTCAAGGGTCATTGAGCTGAAAATTTTGCTTTCATGTATCTCCCAGGCCTTTCTCCGACTTGGCGCACGGCTGGTGGGTCATGGGAGCTTGGAATATTctctttaatattttgattttaatggTGGTTGCTTGTCTTGGCAGACGTGCTTAGTTTGGATTGTTTTCAAGGAAATGAAACAATTGAGCAGATATTGGAGCTTCCCATAAAGAGGCGCGAGGTCCTCTATCTTGTGAGCAGAGAAGCGTTGGAGCGGTGTAGTATCTGGAGTGAGTTCTCGTTTGTTCTCTCTCTACtacaaaaaatatagatattgtTAGCGCGgaaaatatgttatattagatgtTTGATAGCGAAttcatatatactatatatgcGGCAGCCATCATAGGTATCTCTCCTAAGATAACGTTTTCCGAAAGCTATGAAATATGCACATATAATATAATAGCAATACTTGTAtgatattattaacttaaactATTAACACTATTTTCGTGCTATTATAAGTTCTCcgataatttaaaaataattaaaattaaaaataaaagaattgtattgttttataattaaaaataaaataaaatttatttataaattaaatttagtttacaataaattttggtttacaaaactaaacaaataatacataGACATATTACTCTAATCTTAACCAAACCAATGTAAACCTAACTAAACCTAAATCTAAACCTAATAGACACTTCAGCCACCATCGCCACCTTCAGAAAGCTTCAGCCACCATCGCCACCTTGACAAAGCTTCAGCCACTGTCCACGAACCACCAAAAAACCACCGGCTTTTGCACCACTGCTGCACCACGCATAACCGGAGATGCCGCTCTGTCACAACACTGCTTATCCTTCCCAGAtctgttaaaaaaacaaaaccaattataggagagagagagagagagacagtcTCGCCATGACGCCATTGTTGCGTCTTCTTATCCTCCCTCCTTTGCAGATGTGGAGAATCCATCTACGTCTCTGCCTCCTCTGCCGTCAAGCTCAACCCGTAAATCTTGCCACACCAGAACTTCTCTTCCTCTATCTGCTTGCGAATGGCGCATGGGCTGGTCACACCAGAGCTCTTGGTTGGCGCCGTCGTTGTTGAGAGATGATTGTGAGAGAAGCAATGGAGAAGAAGGACGTGAGAGATTGCTAAAGATTGAGACAGAGTTAATTGTGGAAGAGACAAAGTTCTGGAGAGTAGAGGATTggaagaaaataagaaaatgaatCGACAGAGGAGATCTTGGAGAGAGAGGAAGATACACAAAACTTGAATCTGAACCATTGATTATAATTCATCAATGGTCAACAATGGTGATCCTCACACCACTATCTTAACCAATAGAAAGTTAggagtatttttttcttttcttttatgtcTTTCGACAtgagtgtatttttttttttgatcaaagtgtattttttgttatgtttagTTTATTTAAGCTTTAATATATAGTAgacaaaaatatagttttgtttaatGTTATGTTATAAgtaaatagtaaaaaatatatttatgattaagGTATGGTGAGTATGATTAAGGCATTTATTCGACAAAAATAAAGTATGGTGAATATGTTTTATGTAAGGGTATATGATCAAGACAACGTTTGAGAAGTATGGTTTATGTTTGAAATTAgagtttaattatataatataattttaattatagaatGAAGATTAATTATAGAATGAAGATTTAAGGTTTGTGTTCTCAAAGTTATATATAGAATAAGAATATAGagatgaaattttgattttagttttaagaTTTGAGGCTATAGTATAAAAAGGTTAgagttttaaagtttatgtTAAGATTTTCGAacttaaaaaatgtttaagtGTTTTTAGTGTTTGTAATTTAGGTATTAAGATTTGGTGTTTAAATtggaaaatattagttttactCTGTAGATTTATCATTTTGGTACAATACATAGGGTTTAAAGACATTTGGGGTTTGAAGAGTAGGGTTTGGAGTTCAGATATAGGGTTTgtaatttaaacttttaatttaggggttataaatgttaaaatgaattattaaatagaaaagttactgttggggaaaaatatccagacgtcaattttctccagcttccggataggcctTCAACTTTCGGACCtttgctcaagaagaaaccaggaaCCAACCCCTGCCATAGGTTCAACCCCCTTGAAAGGAtcgacccttgaagcaaaatagaagtttttcgCCTAatgggaaacttccattttttcgattatggaagagttctattacttgaagccgacatctacaactataaaaggggagcccaaaccctaaaATGAGGGATCGACGTTTCAAGACTaagagattagggtttaggTGGCTAGAACAAAGGTTTATACACCAAATCGTTGTAGTCCCCATACGCATAACTCAATAAAACATCTCTTCCAGTCTAATCTCTCGCTTTCATATCAAttcttctagtgttccgtagtactaaaacgatcctacacaaaaataccctaacagttgggcgctagaaggaggggagtaatccaactacgtgacgatggcacTAGAGGACCATACTAACCAAGCAGAGATGAC is part of the Raphanus sativus cultivar WK10039 chromosome 5, ASM80110v3, whole genome shotgun sequence genome and harbors:
- the LOC108862155 gene encoding subtilisin-like protease SBT1.8, translating into MASPITITLIFLFLLYSAQGKRTYIVRVKHSDKPESFSTHHDWYTSQLKSISTDPLSQSEPGSESPLLYTYTTSFHGFSAFLDTNEAESLLSSSDSILDVFEDPVYTLDTTRTPEFLGLNSEFGVASGYIGHPSNGVIIGVLDTGVWPESKSYDDYGMPEIPSKWKGECESGPDFDSKLCNKKLIGARSFSKGFQMSSGGGFSTKRESVSPRDVDGHGTHTSSTAAGSAVTNASFLGYAAGTARGMATGARVATYKVCWSSGCFGSDILAAMDRAILDGVDVLSLSLGGGSAPYYRDTIAIGSFSAMEKGVFVSCSAGNSGPTRSSVANVAPWVMTVGAGTLDRDFPAYANLGNGKRLVGVSLYSGEGMGTRPLELVYNKGNSSSSNLCLPASLDPATVRGKIVVCDRGVNARVEKGAVVRDAGGLGMIMANTAASGEELVADSHLLPAIAVGKKTGDLLREYIKSESNPTALLVFKGTVLDVRPSPVVAAFSSRGPNTVTPEILKPDVIGPGVNILAAWSDAIGPTGLDKDSRRTQFNIMSGTSMSCPHISGLAGLLKAAHPEWSPSAIKSALMTTAYNLDNTNSPLRDAADNSLSNPHAHGSGHVDPQKALSPGLVYDISTEEYIRFLCSLDYTVDHIVAIVKRPSVNCSKKFSNPGQLNYPSFSVLFGGKRVVRYTREVTNVGAANSVYTVVVSGAPSVGISVKPSKLAFRSVGEKKRYTVTFVSKKGVSLTNKAEYGSITWSNPQHQVRSPVAFSWNRF